The Vannielia litorea genome segment CGACAAGGTGCTTGGCGCCGAGGGCGAAGTCTCTCACGGCGGGCGCGAGGGCGGGCGGCTGGCCCGTCAGGTCGGCTCCAAGGATGAGCTGAAACGCGCGTTTGAGCGCCCGGCGGGCGCGACCCGCGTGACCAAATCGATGGAAGAAGAGGAGGCTGATCAATGAGCCGCTTGAGCCAAGGCACATGGGTGCTCGTCGCCGACAGCGAGAAGGCGCTGTTTCTGGAGAACCTCACGGATGGGGAAGACCCCTATCTTGTGGTGACCGGCAAGGAACGGCAAGAAAACCCCTCCGACCGCGAGCAGGGCGCCAACCGGCCGGGCCGGATGCCCGATGTGGGCCACGGCCAACGCTCGGCGCTGGACGATACCGACTGGCACGAGCTGGCCAAGGAGCGTTTTGCCCATGACCTCGCGGACCTGCTCTATGCCAAGGCGCACAAG includes the following:
- a CDS encoding host attachment family protein is translated as MSRLSQGTWVLVADSEKALFLENLTDGEDPYLVVTGKERQENPSDREQGANRPGRMPDVGHGQRSALDDTDWHELAKERFAHDLADLLYAKAHKGEFDRIVLACAPQVLGELRKVMHKEVADKVVFEVPKTLTNHPVDEIEKLVKGEMAEA